In Pseudomonas sp. LRP2-20, the genomic window TGGCAAGGTCGACCTTGGCATGCTTGCTGAGGATCTCGATCACCGTGTCCTTGAAGCCGACAACGGTGTCGCCGATTACCTTGATCGGGTAATCGTCGCAGGGAAATTCGATTTTGTGCGACTTGACGTCAGGTTCGCTCATGGCGGAAACGGCCTCGTAAGCCGTGGCAACAACAACGCCCCCGCAGGATGCGCGGGGGCTTGCAGGTCACGTATCAGTTGAACAACCCGTAGAAGAATAGACGGATGCTATCCCACATACGGCGGAAGAAACCACCTTCCTCGACGCCATCGAGGGCGATCAGGTCGGCGCTGTGAACCACGTTTTCGTCCAGTTTGACTTCCACTTTGCCGATCACGTCACCTTTGGCGATCGGTGCGGTGAGCTGCGGGTTCATGGTCATCGAAGCCTGGAGGCGCTTCAATTGGCCTTTAGGCATAGTCATGGTCAGGTCGTCGGCCAGGCCAGCCTTGACTTGGCTGGTAGCGCCCTTCCAGACCGGCGCCTGGGTCAGCTCGGTGCCCTTCTGGTAGAAGGTCTGGGTTTCGAAGAAGCGGAAACCATAGGTCAGCAGCTTCTGGGTCTCGGCGGCACGGGCTTGCTCGCTGTTGGTGCCGAACACCACGGCGATCAAACGCTGACCGTCACGTACGGCCGAAGCCACCATGCAGTAGCCGGCTTCTTCGGTGTGGCCGGTTTTCAGACCGTCGACGGTCTTGTCGCGCCACAGCAGCAGGTTGCGGTTCGGCTGCTTGATGTTGTTCCAGAAGAACTCTTTCTGCGAGTAGATGGCGTAGTGGGCCGGGTCGATGTTGATGATCGCACGGGCCAGCAAGGCCATGTCGTGAGCGGAGGAATAGTGCTCCGGGTTCGGCAGGCCGGTCGGGTTCATGAAGTGGCTGTTGGACATGCCCAGTTCAGCAGCCGTCTTGTTCATCATGTCGGCGAAGGCGTCTTCGCTGCCGGCGATGTGCTCGGACAAGGCGACCGAGGCATCGTTGCCCGACTGGATGATGATGCCGTGCAGCAGGTCGCTGACGGTGACCTGGCTGCCGACCTTGATGAACATGCGCGAACCGCCGGTACGCCAGGCGTTTTCGCTGACAGTGACCGGGTCGTTCTCGCCGATCTGGCCACGACGGATGTCGACGGTGGCGATGTAGGCGGTCATCAGCTTGGTCAGGCTGGCTGGCGGCAGGCGCTCGTCACCGTTGTTCTCGACCAGCACGTTGCCGCTGGACGCGTCCATGAGTACGTAGGACTTGGCGGCCAGCTGCGGTGGCGCAGGCATCATCTGCTCTGCTGCGAAGGCAGCAGGCGTGAGCATCAGCAGTACGGGCAGGCAAAGTCGTTTGGCAAGGTTGGTGATGTTCATCCGTCTCTCGAAAATCGCTAATGGTCTGATGTTCCCTGGGCCACATCGTGTGCCCAGCGCCAGTCAGTCTAGTTTTGATGGCCATGGCCGGCCCACACCTGAACGTGCGAATCAGGGTGCGGCTTTACGTCGCTGCGGGCAAAACCGGCATTGTACATGGCCGCGGCCGGCAATTCATGACAAAACCGACAGCTTGAGCGGCAAGTTTCAAGCTTCAAGCCACAAGAAAAAGCCAGCCCAGGATTGCGCCGCCCCTTCTTGCAACTTGCAGCTAGAAGCTTGCTGCTCAGACAAGTCAGTCTGTGACCAGCTTGGCCTGCCCAAGGTTCGCCAGGCGAATGCTGTTCTGCGCCTGCTGGATCTCGCCCTGGCTGTTGAACGGCCCCAGACGCACACGGTGCAGGGTCTGCTGGTTACGCACGATGGAGCTGATGAATACCGGCGCGCTGACCATGGTGCTCAGCTTGGAGCGCAGCAGTTCGGCAGCATCCGGGTTGGCGAAGGCGCCTACCTGGAGGACGTTGCCGGCACTGCCAGCAGGTACGTTGTTGCCGCCCACCTGCACCGGCACCACGGGCGCCGCATGCTGCTGCGGCGGTGGAGTCCACTGCTCGACACGCCCGGTACTGGCCGGGATCGCCTGGGTCTGGGCAACTTGCGGCTCCTTGAGCATCAGCGGCGGCTGCTGGCCCTTCTGCGCCCACCATTGTTGCGGGTCGATGCCTTCGACGCGCACGTGCGCAGTACCGATCTCGGCGTAGCCGAGCTTCTTCGCCGCGGCATAGGACAGGTCGATGATGCGGTCGGAATAGAACGGCCCCCGGTCATTGACCCGCAGAATGACGCTGCGGCCGTTGGCCAGGTTGGTCACCCGCACGTAGGCCGGCAGCGGCAGGGTCTTGTGCGCCGCGCTCATGCCGTACAGGTCATAGAGCTCGCCGTTGGCGGTGTTCTGGCCGTGAAACTTGGTGCCGTACCACGACGCAGTGCCCTCGGCGCGGTAGTTGCGCGCGTCCTGCATCGGGTAGTAGGTCTTGCCCAGCACGGTGTACGGGTTGGCCTTGTAGGCTCCGGTGTGCACGGTCGGCGTGGCATCGGGGATCTTGTTGACATCCACATCCCACCACGGCGCTCCGTCCTTGTGGGCACGGTTGATGTCCAGGCCAGGCTGCGAACGGACGACATTGCCACTGCCCTGGGAGGCCGGGCGGCTGGAGGAACAGCTGACCAGCAGCATGCCGACGGTCATGCAGGTCAGCAGCTTGAAGGTGTTGGCAGAGAAGATCGCGCGCATTACTTGACGCCCCGTACTTGGACCAGCTGTTGCGCAAGCTGATGCACCGCCATGGCATACATCACGCTGCGGTTGTAGCGAGTGATCGCATAGAAGTTCTTCAGGCCCATCCAGTACTCGGGGCCGTTGTCGCCCTCCAGGCGGAAGGCGGTGACCGGCAGATCATCGCGCAACGCATCATGGCTCGACCAGCCCAGCGCCCGCAACTCCCCGAAGGTTTTCGCAGGCTCGATACCCGTGGTCAGGCCAAGGTCTGCCTGCGCGCCACTGACCTGGGCACGGCTGACCACACCCTCGCCGGCCACCCAGCCATGGCGCTTGAAGTAGCTGGCCACGCTGCCGATGGCATCGTCGGGGTTGTTCCAGATGTTGATGTGGCCGTCGCCGTCGAAGTCCACCGCATAGTTGCGAAAGCTGCTCGGCATGAACTGCGGCAGGCCCATGGCACCGGCATAAGAACCCTTGAGGGTGAGCGGATCGACCTGCTCGTCGCGGGCCAGCAGCAGGAACTCTCGCAGCTCCTTGCGGAAGAATTCCGCGCGCGGCGGGTAGTCGAAGGCCAGGGTCGACAAGGCATCGATCACCCGGTAATTGCCGGTGTTGCGGCCAAAGAAGGTTTCCACGCCGATGATCGCGACGATGTACTGCGCCGGCACGCCATATTCCTGCTCGGCACGGGCCAGCACCGCCTCGTGCTGGCGCCAGAAGTCCACGCCACGGGCGATGCGCGCGTCGGTGATGAACATCGGCCGGTATTCCTTCCACGGCTTGACCCGTTCAGCCGGGCGCGAGATGGCATCGAGGATCGACTGCTTGCGCTGCACCTCGCGGAACACACCGTTCAATTGTTCGGGGGCAAACCCATAGTCGCGGCTCATCTGGAGAACGAACTCGGTCACTTGCGGCGAACCATCGTAATCACCGGCATGGGCCAGCTGTACAGCGCCGAACAGGCCCACCGCGCCGATCCACGGCGCACAACGGGCAGCCCAGTTACGCACTGCTTGCATGAAATTCTTCACCTTATTCAAACCTGCGCGATCCATTTGCGGTGCGTGTGGATCGACATCAGAACGCCAAACGCTGACAGCAGCGTCACCAACGAAGTTCCGCCATAGCTAATGAAGGGCAGCGGCACGCCCACCACGGGCAACAAGCCGCTGACCATACCGATATTGACGAACACATAAACAAAGAAGGTCATGGTCAGGCTGCCCGCCAGCAGCTTGCCGAACAGGGTCTGCGCCTGCGCGGTAATCATCAGCCCGCGGCCGATCAGCAGCAGGTAGACGATCAGCAGCAGACAGATGCCGACCAGGCCGAACTCCTCGCCAAGCACCGCGATGATGAAGTCGGTGTGGCTCTCCGGCAGAAAGTCCAGGTGCGACTGGGTACCCAGCAGCCAGCCCTTGCCGAACACGCCACCGGAACCGATCGCCGCCTTCGACTGGATGATGTTCCAGCCAGTACCCAGCGGGTCGCTTTCCGGGTCGAGGAAGGTCAGAACACGCTGCTTCTGGTAGTCGTGCATCACGAAGAACCACATCGCCACCGCTACCGGCACCGTCGCGGCCAGTACGCTGAGAATCCAGCGCCAGCGCAGCCCCCCCATGAACAGCACGAAGGCGCCGGAGGCGAGAATCAGCAGCGCCGTGCCCAGGTCGGGTTGGCGGACGATAAGAATGAACGGCACGCCGATCAACACCAGGCTTATTGCCACGTGTTTCAAATGCGGCGGCAAGGTGCGCTTGGAGAGGTACCAGGCGATGGTAGCCGGCATGATGATCTTGAGGAATTCCGAGGGCTGGAAGCGGATCACTCCGGGGATGTTGATCCAGCGCGTGGCGCCCATGGCGTTGTGCCCCATGACGTCCACCACCACCAGCAGGAACACCCCCACCAGGTAGGCCAGCGGCACCCAGCGCGCCATGAAGCGCGGCTCCAGCTGGGCGATGACGAACATCGAGACCAGGCCGATGCCGAACGAGGTGGCCTGCTTGAGCAGCAGGTCCCAGTTCTTGCCACTGGCCGAATAGAGGACGAACAGGCTACCGGCCGCGAGGGTCAGCAGGATGATCAGCAAGGGGCCGTCGATGTGGATGCGCTGCAGGAAGCTTGCGCGTCGACGCATCACGTCCTCGCTGGAGAGCATGCGATCGAAATTGTTCTTCACGGGGCCGTTTCCTGGGCGACGGTGGTAGGCGCGAATTCAGTCTTGAGCCGGCCGTTCTCGTCGAGCAGCCAGGCGTCCATGATCTGCCGCACCACGGGCGCAGCAACGCCGGAGCCGGACTCACCGTTCTCGACCATCACCGAGACCACGATCTTCGGATCGTCAGCCGGGGCGAAGGCGACGAACAGCGCGTGGTCGCGGTGGCGCTCCTGAAGTTTGTTGCGGTCGTACTTCTCGCCCTGCTTGATCGCCACCACCTGGGCAGTACCGCTCTTGCCGGCGATGCGATACTGGGCACCTGTCGCAGCCTTGCGCGCAGTACCGCGGGCGTTGTGCATCACCTGTTCCATGCCGTGGGTGACCTTGGCCCAGTCGGACTTGTCGCGCAGGACGATGTCTTCCATCGGGTTGGGGTCCACCGGCGGCTGGCCTTCGATGGTCTTGGCCAGGTGCGGGCGGTTCCACACCCCCTTGTTGGCGATCAGCGCGGTAGCCTGGGCCAGCTGCAGCGGCGTGGCCTGCATGTAACCCTGGCCGATACCGAGGATCAGCGTTTCACCCGGGAACCAGGCTTGCCGGCGGGTAGCGCGCTTCCACTCGCGCGACGGCATCAGCCCGGGCGACTCCTCGAACATGTCGAGGGCAACCTTCTGGCCAATGCCGAACTTGTTCATGTAGCTGGACAGCCGATCGATACCCATCTTGTGGGCAAGGTCGTAGAAGTAGGTGTCATTGGAGCGCATGATCGCGGTGTCCAGGTCGACCCAGCCGTCACCGGTGCGGTTCCAGTTACGGTATTTGTGATCGTAGTTGGGCAACTGGTAGTAGCCCGGGTCGAATACCCGGGTACTGGCGTTGACCACCCCGCTGTCGAGGCCGGCAATGGCTACCGCCGGCTTGATGGTCGAGCCCGGCGGATACAGGCCGCGCAGTACGCGGTTGAACAGCGGCCGGTCGATCGAGTCGCGCAGCTCGGCATAGGCCTTGAAGCTGATACCGGTGACGAACAGGTTGGGGTCGAAGCT contains:
- a CDS encoding septal ring lytic transglycosylase RlpA family protein, which gives rise to MRAIFSANTFKLLTCMTVGMLLVSCSSSRPASQGSGNVVRSQPGLDINRAHKDGAPWWDVDVNKIPDATPTVHTGAYKANPYTVLGKTYYPMQDARNYRAEGTASWYGTKFHGQNTANGELYDLYGMSAAHKTLPLPAYVRVTNLANGRSVILRVNDRGPFYSDRIIDLSYAAAKKLGYAEIGTAHVRVEGIDPQQWWAQKGQQPPLMLKEPQVAQTQAIPASTGRVEQWTPPPQQHAAPVVPVQVGGNNVPAGSAGNVLQVGAFANPDAAELLRSKLSTMVSAPVFISSIVRNQQTLHRVRLGPFNSQGEIQQAQNSIRLANLGQAKLVTD
- the rodA gene encoding rod shape-determining protein RodA, with amino-acid sequence MRRRASFLQRIHIDGPLLIILLTLAAGSLFVLYSASGKNWDLLLKQATSFGIGLVSMFVIAQLEPRFMARWVPLAYLVGVFLLVVVDVMGHNAMGATRWINIPGVIRFQPSEFLKIIMPATIAWYLSKRTLPPHLKHVAISLVLIGVPFILIVRQPDLGTALLILASGAFVLFMGGLRWRWILSVLAATVPVAVAMWFFVMHDYQKQRVLTFLDPESDPLGTGWNIIQSKAAIGSGGVFGKGWLLGTQSHLDFLPESHTDFIIAVLGEEFGLVGICLLLIVYLLLIGRGLMITAQAQTLFGKLLAGSLTMTFFVYVFVNIGMVSGLLPVVGVPLPFISYGGTSLVTLLSAFGVLMSIHTHRKWIAQV
- the mrdA gene encoding penicillin-binding protein 2 yields the protein MSQPIRLKDHEKDARLVRNRVVVGAVAVMLLICVLVARLYYLQIIQYDYHSTLSENNRVHVQPIPPTRGLIFDRNGVIIADNRPSFSLSMTRERAGNWQEVLDTIVEVLELTPDDRALFEKRMKQGRRPFEPVPILFELNEEQIARVAVNQFRLPGVEVVAQLVRHYPQGPHFAHSVGYVGRINEKELKTLDPVNYSGTHHIGKTGIERFYEPELHGQVGYEEVETNARGRVLRVLKRTDPKPGKDIVLSLDIKLQEAAEAALGGRRGAVVALDPRTGEVLAMVSQPSFDPNLFVTGISFKAYAELRDSIDRPLFNRVLRGLYPPGSTIKPAVAIAGLDSGVVNASTRVFDPGYYQLPNYDHKYRNWNRTGDGWVDLDTAIMRSNDTYFYDLAHKMGIDRLSSYMNKFGIGQKVALDMFEESPGLMPSREWKRATRRQAWFPGETLILGIGQGYMQATPLQLAQATALIANKGVWNRPHLAKTIEGQPPVDPNPMEDIVLRDKSDWAKVTHGMEQVMHNARGTARKAATGAQYRIAGKSGTAQVVAIKQGEKYDRNKLQERHRDHALFVAFAPADDPKIVVSVMVENGESGSGVAAPVVRQIMDAWLLDENGRLKTEFAPTTVAQETAP
- the mltB gene encoding lytic murein transglycosylase B codes for the protein MQAVRNWAARCAPWIGAVGLFGAVQLAHAGDYDGSPQVTEFVLQMSRDYGFAPEQLNGVFREVQRKQSILDAISRPAERVKPWKEYRPMFITDARIARGVDFWRQHEAVLARAEQEYGVPAQYIVAIIGVETFFGRNTGNYRVIDALSTLAFDYPPRAEFFRKELREFLLLARDEQVDPLTLKGSYAGAMGLPQFMPSSFRNYAVDFDGDGHINIWNNPDDAIGSVASYFKRHGWVAGEGVVSRAQVSGAQADLGLTTGIEPAKTFGELRALGWSSHDALRDDLPVTAFRLEGDNGPEYWMGLKNFYAITRYNRSVMYAMAVHQLAQQLVQVRGVK
- a CDS encoding D-alanyl-D-alanine carboxypeptidase family protein encodes the protein MNITNLAKRLCLPVLLMLTPAAFAAEQMMPAPPQLAAKSYVLMDASSGNVLVENNGDERLPPASLTKLMTAYIATVDIRRGQIGENDPVTVSENAWRTGGSRMFIKVGSQVTVSDLLHGIIIQSGNDASVALSEHIAGSEDAFADMMNKTAAELGMSNSHFMNPTGLPNPEHYSSAHDMALLARAIINIDPAHYAIYSQKEFFWNNIKQPNRNLLLWRDKTVDGLKTGHTEEAGYCMVASAVRDGQRLIAVVFGTNSEQARAAETQKLLTYGFRFFETQTFYQKGTELTQAPVWKGATSQVKAGLADDLTMTMPKGQLKRLQASMTMNPQLTAPIAKGDVIGKVEVKLDENVVHSADLIALDGVEEGGFFRRMWDSIRLFFYGLFN
- a CDS encoding DUF493 domain-containing protein, which produces MSEPDVKSHKIEFPCDDYPIKVIGDTVVGFKDTVIEILSKHAKVDLATLAERQSKEGKYTTVQLHIVAESENQLHDINSALRATGIVKMVL